The genomic segment GGTTCGACGAGGTGCTGGAACCAGGCTGGGCGTTCGGTCCAGGCGGGGTGCATCTGAAGGACAAGGAGATCGGGATCGCGATCTCCACCGCCGGAACGGCGGCTTCGTATCGGCCGGGCGGATACAATCTGTTCACGATCAGGGATATCGCCAAGCCGGTCGAAGCGCTCGCGAACTACGTCGGCGCGCACTACCTGCCGCCATTTGCGATCCATGACGCAAGGCACGTGACGGATGAGCAGCTGGCCGAGAGCGAAGCCGAATACGTTCATCATCTGGCGACCGCGCGTCGTGTCGGTGCCGCGGATCTGGTCGCGAACAATCGTTAACGAAGCGAAGAATTTGAAAGAAGCGAAGGATTTAAAGAACCGAGGTTTTAAAGAAGCGAAGGATTTAACAAGCAGCGACCTTTAACGAGGCGATCACATAAAACTTTAAACCGAAACGAGGAGGCAATTCATCATGGCAAACCAAGACAAAATCGCGTTAGTAACCGGTGCAAGCGGCGGAATCGGGCTTGAGGTCGCCAGGCAGTTGGGCCGTCAGGGGATTACGGTGCTCGTGTCGGCGCGCACGATCGGCGCCGCCGAGAAGGCTGCGGCCGAGCTGCGTGAAGAAGGCATCGATGCGGCGGGGGTCGAGCTGGAAGTGACCAATGCCGCGCATATCGCGGAGCTGGCCCGGTATATTGCGCATGAATACGGCCGCTTGGACATTCTGGTCAACAACGCGGGGATCTGGGCGGAGAGCGGCGCGTACGAAGGCGACGCGTTCCGGGATACGTTCGAGGTGAACACGTTCGCGCCGTTCCTCATTACGGAGACGCTGATGCCGCTGCTGCTCAAGAGCGACGCGGGGCGCATCGTGAACCAGAGCAGCGCGCTTGGCTCGATTCACTTCATCCTGAACAACGAGCTCGCGCAGCGGATCGCCACCCCGGCCTACGCGGCCTCCAAAGCAGCGCTCAACATGCTGACGGCTTACTGGTCGCAACGGTCGAAAGGCACGAGCTTGAAGGTCAATTCGGTTCACCCGGGTCTGGTAAAGACGCGCATGGGCGGCGACAAAGCGGAGCTGACTGCGGAGGAAGGCGCGGTCACGGCCGTTCGCCTGGCGACGCTGCCCGAAGACGGGCCGACCGGCGGGTTTTACTACATGGACAGCGAGCTTCCTTGGTAAGAGAAAACAAAAACTGCGCTGCAGGTCCTTCCCGGACATGCAGCGCAGTTTGGTTATGGTT from the Cohnella hashimotonis genome contains:
- a CDS encoding NAD(P)H-dependent oxidoreductase, translated to MKTLVIVAHPNLSQSKINRAWTERAKQLPDTTVHELYRAYPDGRIDVRGEQALLDVHDRIIFQYPLYWYSTPPLLKQWFDEVLEPGWAFGPGGVHLKDKEIGIAISTAGTAASYRPGGYNLFTIRDIAKPVEALANYVGAHYLPPFAIHDARHVTDEQLAESEAEYVHHLATARRVGAADLVANNR
- a CDS encoding SDR family oxidoreductase produces the protein MANQDKIALVTGASGGIGLEVARQLGRQGITVLVSARTIGAAEKAAAELREEGIDAAGVELEVTNAAHIAELARYIAHEYGRLDILVNNAGIWAESGAYEGDAFRDTFEVNTFAPFLITETLMPLLLKSDAGRIVNQSSALGSIHFILNNELAQRIATPAYAASKAALNMLTAYWSQRSKGTSLKVNSVHPGLVKTRMGGDKAELTAEEGAVTAVRLATLPEDGPTGGFYYMDSELPW